Proteins from a genomic interval of Thunnus maccoyii chromosome 1, fThuMac1.1, whole genome shotgun sequence:
- the pnoca gene encoding prepronociceptin, producing the protein MKTVVALLLLCLCDPGQSDCQADCLSCSNILPKQLSFNTMVCLIECEGNISPAFSWDFCRKALLSPISSLGGNIRKRSQEEVEALFPEEEEQMEGVLLQPIALQRFDHVARALRVDDRDLGGKGSQLNTAYNSQNALSLENEYDEEAGQEEGDADVAVRGQDDVGLSVSKRFGGFVKGRHGYKKLMSPGRSYQKRYGGFIGIRKSARKWNNQKRFSEFLKQYLGMSTRATEFNSVSEDLTQQNEV; encoded by the exons ATGAAGACTGTGgtggctctgctgctgctctgtctgtgtgatcCTGGACAGAGTGACTGCCAGGCAGACTGCCTGTCCTGCAGCAACATCCTGCCCAAACAGCTCAGTTTCAACACCATG GTGTGTCTCATTGAGTGTGAAGGCAACATTTCCCCAGCTTTCTCCTGGGACTTCTGCCGTAAGGCGTTATTGTCGCCAATTTCCTCCCTTGGTGGTAACATAAGGAAAAGATcccaggaggaggtggaagcCCTGTttcctgaggaggaggagcagatgGAGGGAGTTCTGTTGCAGCCCATTGCACTGCAGAGGTTTGATCACGTGGCCCGGGCACTCAGGGTGGACGACAGGGATCTGGGTGGCAAGGGCAGCCAGCTGAACACTGCCTACAATTCCCAGAATGCCCTGTCCCTTGAGAATGAGTATGATGAGGAGGCTGGGCAGGAAGAAGGGGATGCTGATGTGGCAGTGAGAGGACAGGATGATGTAGGGCTGAGTGTCTCCAAGAGGTTTGGCGGCTTCGTCAAAGGGAGGCACGGCTACAAGAAGCTGATGTCTCCAGGAAGATCGTACCAGAAGAGGTATGGTGGTTTCATCGGCATTCGGAAGTCGGCCCGCAAGTGGAACAACCAAAAACGTTTCAGTGAATTTCTGAAGCAGTATCTGGGGATGAGCACTCGGGCCACTGAGTTCAACAGCGTGTCAGAGGACCTCACTCAACAGAATGAAGTTTAG